One window of the Candidatus Microbacterium colombiense genome contains the following:
- a CDS encoding TetR family transcriptional regulator: MTTRAPRRDAVENRAGILSAARTALAVDPHASIDVIARTAGLSRRTLYGHFDDREALIRELIAHGAQRFNAIAATVTDADARLALARLAALLWQEAAHVQVAAALALDEAHVEHTAAALAPLRLALAALVQRGQEDGSFRTDLTAPTLARLIEEMARAVVSRTDASSAQAEGIAVRTVLSIAGLSWHEAEALLTAHPDVATQEDEA, encoded by the coding sequence ATGACAACCCGCGCACCCCGCCGCGATGCCGTCGAGAACCGCGCCGGCATCCTCTCCGCCGCCCGCACCGCCCTCGCCGTCGACCCTCATGCCTCGATCGACGTGATCGCCCGTACCGCCGGACTCTCCCGCCGCACGCTCTACGGCCACTTCGACGACCGCGAGGCCCTCATCCGCGAGCTCATCGCGCACGGAGCGCAGCGTTTCAACGCGATCGCCGCGACCGTGACCGATGCCGACGCCCGCCTCGCCCTCGCCCGCCTCGCCGCGCTTCTGTGGCAAGAGGCGGCGCACGTGCAGGTCGCCGCCGCCCTCGCGCTCGACGAAGCGCACGTCGAGCACACCGCCGCCGCCCTCGCCCCCCTGCGTCTCGCCCTCGCCGCCCTCGTGCAGCGAGGTCAGGAAGACGGCAGCTTCCGCACCGACCTCACGGCTCCCACGCTCGCGCGCCTGATCGAGGAGATGGCGCGCGCCGTGGTGTCGCGCACCGATGCGTCCAGCGCCCAGGCCGAAGGCATCGCCGTGCGGACAGTTCTGAGCATCGCCGGGCTCTCCTGGCACGAGGCCGAGGCACTGTTGACGGCGCATCCCGATGTCGCGACGCAGGAGGACGAAGCATGA
- a CDS encoding penicillin acylase family protein, giving the protein MTTDSQPVADAPRRSWWPRVGRIAFLVVAGIVVIAVAAAFFVTWTIQRSFPQTSGAVTLDGLAAEVTVQRDDRGIPTITADTTDDLFFAEGFVHAQDRFFEMDFRRHVTAGRVAEMFGESQAGTDAFLRTLGWRKVAEAEVAAMDEKTLGYYEAYADGVNAYLASRSGAELSLEYAVIGIQNPDYSPEPWEPADSVAWLKAMAWDLRGNIEDETERALLAAELDPGETADPDTAVSTSQILEKLYPAYPFEENPVIVPKISTVPAVETDATAAFTTLQDDGGVQQASTRVEWEQTSSVIEAAGMLVGDLGEGIGSNSWVVSGTLTESGMPLLANDPHLGSSLPSVWYQVQLKCSTVDESCPFDMGGFSFSGLPGIVIGHNQTVAWGFTNLTTDVTDLYVEKIEGDQYWRDGALVPLEESTETIKVAGGDDIELTIRSTVHGPIISGLTDDFTALADSPGGGLLAGGAESDAPATEGVEGEYAVSLRWTALDPGTAATSIFALSTAQTFDDFRAAASLFDVPAQNLIYADTEGNIGYQAPGRLPIRGAGDGWMPQPGWDSSYDWTGFIPFEDLPVSYNPSSGYIVTANNAIVSDEYEYFLSRDWDYGYRAARITHLIERSAAAAPLTAQDMRDIQMDSEMWIGKQLATALGDVEVTGAGPQEAVELLRSWDAQNTASSAAAAYANVLWSNLVQNIFSERDQPLPISHQSRLFTVVSAMLDDPSDALWTNENLDVSGKDEMLALSAEQSYDELSALQGTTVARWNWGTLHSITLRSSTLGSSGIAPIEALFNRGPFPVSGGASVVNATGWELGESYATTTVPSMRMVIDMSDLDASTWNHLTGASGHAFHEHYIDQTEDWAAGIQKPWAFSSDAVDAATIDTLVLRPAG; this is encoded by the coding sequence ATGACGACAGACTCGCAGCCCGTTGCTGACGCACCCCGCCGTTCCTGGTGGCCACGGGTTGGGCGCATCGCCTTCCTCGTCGTGGCCGGCATCGTGGTCATCGCGGTCGCCGCCGCATTCTTCGTGACGTGGACGATCCAACGCTCGTTCCCTCAGACCTCGGGAGCCGTGACCTTGGACGGACTCGCAGCCGAGGTCACGGTGCAGCGCGACGACCGCGGCATCCCCACCATCACCGCCGACACGACAGACGACCTCTTCTTCGCCGAAGGATTCGTGCACGCGCAGGACCGCTTCTTCGAGATGGACTTCCGCCGCCACGTCACCGCGGGCCGTGTCGCCGAGATGTTCGGCGAATCCCAGGCGGGCACGGATGCGTTCCTGCGTACGCTCGGCTGGCGCAAGGTGGCCGAAGCCGAGGTCGCGGCGATGGACGAGAAGACCCTCGGCTACTACGAGGCCTACGCCGACGGCGTGAACGCCTACCTCGCCTCACGGTCGGGCGCCGAGCTCTCCCTCGAATATGCGGTGATCGGCATACAGAACCCGGACTACTCCCCCGAGCCCTGGGAGCCCGCGGATTCCGTCGCCTGGCTCAAGGCGATGGCCTGGGATCTTCGCGGCAACATCGAGGACGAGACCGAGCGCGCCCTGCTCGCCGCTGAGCTGGATCCCGGCGAGACCGCCGATCCCGACACCGCCGTCAGCACCTCACAGATCCTCGAGAAGCTGTACCCCGCCTACCCGTTCGAGGAGAACCCGGTCATCGTGCCGAAGATCTCGACGGTCCCCGCCGTCGAGACCGACGCGACCGCCGCGTTCACGACGCTGCAGGACGACGGCGGAGTGCAGCAGGCGAGCACGAGGGTGGAATGGGAGCAGACGTCGAGCGTCATCGAAGCCGCCGGCATGCTGGTCGGCGATCTCGGAGAAGGCATCGGATCGAACTCCTGGGTCGTCTCCGGCACCCTGACGGAATCCGGGATGCCGCTGCTCGCCAACGACCCGCACCTCGGATCGTCGCTCCCCTCCGTCTGGTATCAGGTGCAACTGAAGTGCTCGACCGTCGACGAGTCCTGCCCGTTCGACATGGGCGGATTCTCGTTCTCCGGACTGCCCGGCATCGTCATCGGACACAACCAGACCGTCGCCTGGGGGTTCACGAACCTCACGACGGATGTCACCGACCTCTACGTCGAGAAGATCGAAGGCGACCAGTACTGGCGCGACGGGGCACTCGTGCCGCTGGAGGAGAGCACCGAGACGATCAAGGTCGCGGGCGGCGACGACATCGAGTTGACCATCCGCTCCACCGTGCACGGCCCGATCATCTCGGGACTCACCGACGACTTCACCGCCCTCGCCGACTCCCCGGGCGGGGGACTCCTGGCCGGCGGCGCAGAGTCCGATGCGCCGGCGACCGAGGGGGTCGAGGGCGAGTACGCCGTGAGCCTGCGCTGGACCGCACTCGATCCCGGAACGGCCGCGACCTCGATCTTCGCGCTGTCGACCGCACAGACCTTCGACGACTTCCGCGCGGCCGCCTCACTGTTCGACGTGCCGGCGCAGAACCTCATCTACGCCGACACCGAGGGCAACATCGGCTACCAGGCGCCCGGCCGCCTGCCGATCCGCGGGGCAGGAGACGGATGGATGCCGCAGCCGGGGTGGGACAGCAGCTACGACTGGACCGGGTTCATCCCGTTCGAGGACCTTCCCGTGTCGTACAACCCGAGTTCGGGGTACATCGTCACGGCGAACAATGCGATCGTCTCGGACGAGTACGAGTACTTCCTCTCCAGGGACTGGGACTACGGGTATCGCGCGGCGCGGATCACGCACCTGATCGAGCGCAGTGCGGCGGCCGCGCCTCTGACCGCTCAGGACATGCGCGACATCCAGATGGACAGCGAGATGTGGATCGGCAAGCAGTTGGCGACCGCGCTGGGCGACGTCGAGGTCACCGGGGCCGGACCTCAGGAGGCGGTCGAGCTGCTGCGGTCCTGGGACGCGCAGAACACGGCATCCTCTGCGGCGGCCGCCTACGCGAACGTGCTCTGGTCGAACCTCGTGCAGAACATCTTCTCCGAGCGCGATCAGCCGCTGCCGATCAGTCATCAGAGCCGCCTCTTCACGGTGGTCTCGGCCATGCTCGACGACCCGTCGGATGCGCTGTGGACCAACGAGAACCTCGATGTGTCTGGCAAGGACGAGATGCTCGCACTGTCGGCCGAGCAGTCCTACGACGAGCTGTCCGCGTTGCAGGGGACCACGGTCGCGCGGTGGAACTGGGGAACCCTGCACTCGATCACCCTCCGCAGCTCCACACTGGGGTCGTCGGGCATCGCTCCCATCGAGGCGCTGTTCAACCGCGGACCTTTCCCGGTCAGCGGCGGAGCTTCGGTCGTGAACGCCACGGGATGGGAGCTCGGCGAGAGCTACGCGACCACGACGGTGCCGTCGATGCGCATGGTGATCGACATGTCCGACCTCGACGCATCCACCTGGAACCACCTCACCGGGGCCTCCGGCCATGCCTTCCACGAGCACTACATCGATCAGACGGAGGACTGGGCCGCCGGCATCCAGAAGCCCTGGGCGTTCTCCTCCGATGCAGTGGATGCCGCGACGATCGACACCCTGGTGCTGCGCCCGGCGGGTTGA